ATTATTCCTATTAGGCCTTAGCGTCGGCACAATCGGCACATTAATCGGCGTTGGCGGTGGGTTCATTCTGGTACCCGTATTTTTGCTGCTCCTGCACTACTCGCCGCAGCACGCGGCCGGCACTTCGCTGGCAATCGTCTTTTTTAATGCCTTGTCCGGCACGGTCGCTTATGTCAAACAGAAAAAAGTATATTATGACGCAGCCATCCGGTTTAGTCTGGCGACTCTGCCGGGAGCTATACTGGGCAGTTACCTGGCGCACTATTTTAGCAGCCGCAGTTTTTATATCAGCTTTGGCATGTTACTGGTGATGATTGCTTTCTTACTCTATCTGCGCTCCACAACTGAGGCAGAGCCTGTCGATGATCAGGCTCTCTTTCCCTACAACCGCTTTCTCGGAATATCGTTTAGTGTGCTGGTCGGCTTTCTATCCAGTACCTTCGGCATCGGCGGCGGCATTATTCATGTCCCCGTCATGATTGCCCTGCTTGGCTTCCCCACACATACGGCCACTGCCACTTCCCACTTCGTGCTGGCAGTTTCCGCCTTATTCGGCGTTGTTACTCATTATTTGTTAGGCAGTATCCTGCTTGTTCCAGCACTGCTCATTGGCAGCGGCGCAGTGCTGGGCGCACAACTTGGCGCCTATATCGCACCGAAAACAAAATCCCGGTCAATTACATTCCTGCTGTGTTTATTTCTGTTTGTCCTAGGCTTTCGTATGATATTGGGCATGCAACAATAAATATGACAAATTACTCTTGACAATCATAACTGCCCGGTCAGCCTTTTTCACACGAAAATGGCCAGGCCGCAACACCGCCTTCCATAACCTTGACATTTTCAAAGCCTGCACCTTCCAAAATTCCTTCTGCCTCATAGCCCCGCAGACTGATTTTACAAAACGCCACGATTTCATCGTCTTTGTTCAATTCCGTTAACCGGCTACGCAATTGCCCTAACGGGATATATTTAATATTCGGGCAGCCAGCCAGACGGATTTGCTTACATTCGTCCGGAGTGCGCACATCAAGAAAAACCGTTTGTTCCGCTGTCATTTTTTCCTTGGCCGCAAGCGAAGAAATACCTTTTAGCTTGCCGGCCAGTTTATTCATGACCGCATTGGCCGCCACCGCCACATTGTCAATCGGCGAATTATAAGGCGGCGCATAGGATAGATCGATATCAAACAAATCATCAATAGTACCGCCGAGAGTCAGCACTGCTGCCACCACATCCACGCGTTTGGCTACTTCTCCTTCACCGACGGCCTGCATCCCGAGAACTTTACCCGTTTTAGCCTCGGCAATTAGCTTTATAGTAATTAGCTTGGCGCCGGGCATATAGTGAATCTTATCCGGACCGGCAACCATGGCGGTAATATACTCATAACCAAGCTGCTTGGCGTCCTGTTCGCTCAGCCCGGTCTTTCCCACAGTAAGGCCGTGTAATTTCACAACTACCGTATTGAGTATCCCTTTAAATTTGGCATGTCCGCCGCACAGATTTTCCCCGATGACCCGGCCGTGCTTATTGGCCGTAGATCCCATAGGGGCAAACACTTTTTGCCCCGAGATTATATTGACGTTTTCCACACAGTCGCCGCCAGCAAAAATATCCGGGTCACTGGTACGCATTTCGTCATCCACCACAATGGCTCCGGTTGCCCCGACTGTCAGGCCTGCGTCCTCAGCCAGTTTTGCATTGGGATGCGCTCCCATTGCCAGCACAACAAGATCTGCAGGAATGGTGCGTTTATCCGTTTCAACTGCGGTTACGTCTGTCTCGCCAATAAACCGTTCGACTTTTTCGCCGGTCAACAGCTTGATGCCTTTTTCTGCTGCATACTTGGCGGCTATTCCCGCTATTTCCGGGTCAAGAAAGGCCGGGAATAGCTGCTCCTTCATTTCTACTACAGTCACTTCCAGCTGCCTTTTCGTCAACGCCTCGGCCATTTCCATACCTACCAGGCCGGCGCCGATGATTACAGCCCGCTTGAACGTTCCCTTCCCTAGTCCTTGCTGGATGGCCCGTGCATCATCAGGGTGCCAAAGCGTATAAATATTCCCCAGTTCCACCCCCGCTAGCCGCGGTTTGATGGCCGAAGCCCCCGTGGCGATGACCAGTTGATCATACGGTATGCTATCCGTTTCGCCGGTAGCAAGCTTTTTCACTTTTACTGTTTTCGCTTGCCGGTCAATTACGGTGGCTTCCGTTTGCGTCAATACAACAATGTCCTTCACATTTTTGAAGTATCCCGGGCCGCGCACAATCCCTACCGGCGTCTTCATTAAATCTTCGATGTCATGCACGTCGCCGCCCACGTAATAAGGCAGGCCGCAGGCGCCGTAAGAAATGATTTCACCTCTTTCCAGCACGGTAATGCCAGCCTCAGGGTCGCACCTGCGCGCCTTTGCGGCAGCTTTCAGCCCAGCCGCCACGCCACCAATCACCACGATTTTTTTCACAATGATCCCTCCTATCATTTCTATATATGTCGCATCAAAGAATTGAAATCCGGGGTATTAAAATGCGCTAAGGTTAAGCGACAGCGTCGAAGCGTTCCTAAATACCCGGATATAATTTCAATTCTTTAATGCGTTCATATAAATTTTTATAAAGTAGACTTAGCTTCAGGTGGAGTTTTAACCCCATCTGAAGGTTAGTCGCCCTTATCCAGGGACTTATCCGCTCTTAACTTAAGGGTTATCTTCACTTTCTTACCATGGTAAGCATCATTTTAGTTAAATTCTCAATTCGCTGACGCACTTTGTCATCGACGATGCGGGCTTCCTCTAGGCATGCGTCTGCATAATTTTCAAGAATATGAGCACTTAATTTGTTCACTGCGCCCGTGACAGCGCTTAGTTGAACAAGAATCTCCTCACAATTCTTGTTTTCCTCCACCATTCTCTCAATACCGGCAACATGCCCCTTAATCGTACCTAATCGTTGCTGCACACTTTTTTTTAATTCTTCCTTCGTCATTTTATTATACCCCTTAGTCCCTCCCGTAGGGGGAGGGTTTTATTATTAATATAACCGAGTATTTGCCTAAAATCAATCCCTACCATAAAATAAGCTTCAACTCCCTCGGTACAATTTTACTGCAGAAGCAGGTGTCCAATTTTTAAATTTGCGTAATGCGATCCGCCCCGTAAAGAAAGAGTCCAAATAAAAAACGGCATAAGCCGCCTGCAGGCGAAACCCTCGTTCCGCACCGGCTCATACCGTATTATCCTCATTATCCCTCAGTTTCCTAATCTCCCATATGGACAAGCATAAACACACATACCGCATACTGCCAGCCGATCTGCGCCTTTAAGTTCCTCAAAATACTTTTCGCACTTTGACACATCCAGTCGTAGAAAACGAGATTCATGCTCAAAAAAATTCCTTCCTTTAATAGCTTGAGCAGGGCAGGCTTTAACACACTGGTTGCATGTGCCGCATCGACTTTCCATAATGGTTTGATTTTCTTCCAAAAGCCAATTCACTATTTTTATCTGCAATATTATCCAAATAGTTTACATGTTATGATAATCTTAATCAATACCTTTATGTATAAGTAATATTTTGGTTGAAAGCCTGGTGAAGAAAATGAAAATAGACAGGTTGCTCGGGATAGTAATGTACCTGTTAAACCGGGACGTAGTCAGTTCGCGAATTTTAGCGGAAAAATTCGAGGTCTCCCATCGGACAATACAGCGTGATATTGAAGCCCTAAACCTTGCCGGAATTCCTGTCCTGTCAATAAAAGGTTCTCATGGCGGGTATGGAATAGTTGAAGGCTTTAAAATGGACAAGCAAATAACCAACACAGACGATTATCTGTTTATTATTACGGCTCTTAAAGGGTTATGTTCCGCCTATGACAGCAAAAGACTTAACACTACCCTGGAAAAGCTGCTGTCTTTATCATCACCGCAGCAGGGTCTAAAGCAAAAGGTATATCTTGACTTTAGTGTCTTGCGGGAAAATAGCGATATTAATAACTGGGTAAAGCTTGTTGAAAAAGCAATTGATACCGGAAGGGCAGTTGAATTTGCTTACACAAATGCGGACCATCACACATCTCATCGCTTGGCTGAACCGCTTGCACTGACCTACAAGTGGTATACATGGTATATGTTCGGGTATTGTTGTAAAAAGAAAGCTTATCGATTATTCCGTCTTTCAAGAATAGGCAACCTATGCATTACAGATAACCCTTTTTCAGTCGAACACAGAAATGCTGAGGAGTTAATGGCCGAACAAGAGAGACGAGACAACCGCAGTTATATTGACATAAAACTACTCTGCAAAAAAGAGAGCAGAGTTATGGCTGTTGAACATTTCCCTGTCAGCCATATGAGTGAACTTGGAAATGGCGATATTGTCATTGAAATAAGAGTTCCTGAGAATGAAAGAATGTGGTTTGCTTCTCTTATGAGCTTTGGCGACAAAATAACGGTTCTTGAACCGGACGGACTTATTGCCCGGCTTAATGAAAAAGCGCAGGAAATAATAAATTTGTACAAAAAATGATGACATACAGTTGTCCGGTATCCTCCCGTATAATTAAGCTGTATTTTGCAAGGGAGGATTGATTATGATTAAAAGAATGCCAACCAGTTACGGTGACGTCACATTACCCGCCTGTGTCGTAGCCGGAGACTACATCTTTCTTTCATGCCATGCCGGCGGGCATGAATCAGCTGATATTATATACCAAATGGAGGCCAGCTTTGACAGTTTGGGAAAATCATTGGAATCTGCAGGGGCTTCCTTTGATGATATTGTCCAAATCAATTTATATCTGAAAAATATCGAAGATTTCAGAACGGCAAGAGATGTGTTCTATAAGTATTTCAAAAACGGATTTCCTGCCAGAATGACGACTACGACAGATTTTGTATCTCCGCCATGTCTTTGTATGCTTGATGCAATTGCATATAAACAGCAAAATACTTAAAACAACTGCCAGGATTAAACCAAGGCCTCAAAACCCTACTCCCCTATCCTCCATATGGACAAGCATAAACACACATACCGCATACTGCCAGCCGATCTGCGCCTTTAAGTTCTTCAAAATACTTTTCGCACTTTGACACATCCAGTCGTAGAGAACGAGATTCATGCTCAAAAAAATTCCTGCCTTTAATAGCTTGAACAGGGCAGGCTTTAACACACTGGTTGCATGTGCCGCATCGACTTTCCATAATGGTTTGATTCTCTGCTAAAGGAGCATCTGTTAAAACAGTAGTCCACCTTATTCCCGGTCCATGAGTCGGGTTAATCAACAAGCAATTCTTGCCTATCCATCCGAAGCCGGCCAAACGGGCAGTTATTTTATGGGAAATAGAAGCACATATTCTGTCACTGTCAATCCGTTCTGCTGCCGGAACCGGCATCACGCGGTGGCCGTTTTTCTGAATGACGGAACTGACAATTGAGGCAAAACTGTCAAGCCGGGTATTAATGACAGTATACGCATGGGTTTCATATTGAAGAGTGTTTTCGTATGTATTTCTATCTTCCAATAGCTTAATTATACTTTTTGGCAAGACAATTCCTATAGATAATGCCCGGGAAAAATCACTTGCTATTAAACCTCCCGTACTCTCAATTTCCTTTTTGAATGCTGCGATTCCCGCCACGCCGATAAAATCTATGCCATGTATATCTCCCAACTGCTGTATTCTCTCCAAGAGATCCATAGTTTCCCCCTTCAAACATGTTTCCCCTTTATTGGCTCATATTAAGCAATCCCATAATATTACCGCCTAACACCATCTCGGTTACTTTATCATTCGGACTTATTACTTCAACCATTTTTCTTGCAAGTAATGGGTTGCCGTAAGGAGCGTCCGAACTGAAAAGGGTCCGGTCCGGCAATTCGCTTATTGCCAGTCTTGGAGCTATCGTTGTAAAAACGGCAGACAAGTCAAGGTACAAATTTTTTTGTTCCCTGGCAATTTTTATTGTATCCAGCCAGTTTACTCCTCCCATGTGTCCAAGTATTACCGGAATGCCGGAAAATTTCGCTGTCAGAGCCGCAATATCCTTTATATCAGCCAAGGTTAAGGGATGAAAAGTGTGTATCCAAACAGGCATTGCCCTGAATTCCAGTAATGCTTTAAAGACGGTTTCAAGCAATCCCACATTACCGGTACCGAATGTAAACTCACCAATCCCGGAAAAGCCGTTGGCTATAATATTCTTTTCCATCCATTCACAGGTTTCCTCATAGGATAAAGATAGCGGCACCAGGCCGAAACCTAAAAACTTGTCCGGGTGTTTCTGTATAGTATCATACAGTTCCGATGCGGCATGGCGAATATTCCTCATTCGTTCTTCCAATGTGCATTTGCCTGACAAAATATTAAACAGAAGTTTTATTTCCTTCTCAAAGCCTGCTAAATCGTTGGCTTTTTCAGGGTGGGGCGTTGTTGAAAACAGTATGGTTTTGTCTACGCCGGCTTCCTCCATCATTAATATCTGATTTTCTGTTGGCAATATCACATGAGCATGGCTGTCAATTATCATATAAACCATCCTTTCTTAGACTGCAGACTGCACTGTTAATTTTCTAATGAAAGAATAGCATGAATTGTAATGCAGTTAAAGAACGCACAAAATTGAAACATAGTGTAATACATGATACTATAATAAAAAAACAAGGAGCCCGGTATGGCAAAATCAGAAAATTTAACAGCAGAATGCCCAATGGATATTGCTATCAATATATTAAGCGGGAAATGGAAAATAGCTATTCTTTGGCATTTAACAAAAGGAATAGTCAGGTTTAACGAATTGGAAAGATTACTTCGTAATATTACACACAAGACATTAACACTTCAATTGAGAGAACTGGAAAAAGACGGTATGATTTACAGAAAAGTTTATGCGGAAGTTCCGCCGAGAGTTGAATATGGGCTTACTAAACTGGGTGAAAGTATGAAACCTATACTTACTTCAATGTGCGAATGGGGAAAAACTTATCAAAAGACATATAGCTCAAAGCCGGATTAGCGCCGGTAATGACATTAGTCACAAAGCAAGAATAACCGGGCGTCAAACCCGGTTTTCTTATATCCTGATTTATTCTTTTTTGGTTACCTTAATTCTAACACTACCACCTGCAGTTCCTTCGGCAGTGTCGATTTATCCAGCTTTAGCACCGCTTGTTTTTCAACTTTAGAATAGAAATGAAGAAATTCGTCTACTGTTGCAATAGGATATTTCAGTCTGTCATCCAACTTGTAATGCATGGGCAAAACCACCGCCGGTTTTAGTTGTTGCACTGTTTCATATGCTTGCCGGGCATCAATAGTATAGAAGCCGCCTACCGGCGTCAGCAATACATCCACCGGTCCGATCTCCGCCACTTGCTCCGGAGTCAATGGATGACCCAGATCACCCAAATGGCAGATATTAAGTTCATCCAGGGAAATCACAAAAATTGTGTTATTTCCCCGTTTTGCCCCCTGCTCCGCGTCATGATAGGTGGCAATCCCCCTGATTTCAATTCCTGCCGCCAGATGTTTACCGGCGCCTTCCACTATGATCGGCTTTCCCGGCAAAAGACCGGTGGCATTGTGGTCACCGTGCTGGTGACTTACTGTTACCGCATCCACCTCAACATTGGGTAGCGGGTAACCGACTTTCTCATCAAAAGGATCGGTTAGCACCTTTACCCCTTTGTCGCCGTGCAGCAAAAAACTGGCATGCCCTTTCCATTCCAATTGCATAAAATTCCTGCCTCCTGTTTTTGAAGGCCAAGGAAAAATGCCATTTGCATCATCCTTGGCCTTCATTTTTTCTTTGATCAGCCATAATATCAACTTACCCTAAATTTTACAATATGATAATACGTTTAGCAACTACAAAGCATTATCCAAATCTGCAATCAAATCCTTAACATCCTCAATCCCGACCGATAATCTTACCAGATTATCATAGATGCCATTTTGCTCTCTAACTTCTTTAGGAATAGAGGCATGAGTCATAATTGCCGGCGCTTCTACCAGACTTTCTACGCCGCCCAGGCTTTCGGCCAGAGCAAATAATCGGGTTTTTTCCAGGAATTTTTGCGTCTCCGCCGCGCCGCCTTTTAAGTAAAACGACACCATGCCGCCAAAATCATTCATCTGGCTCTTGGCGATTTCATGATAAGGATTGGTTGGCAGGCCAGGATAAATTACTTTTTCCACTTTTGGATGCTGCTCAAGAAATTGGGCAATTTTTTTTGCGTTTTTGCAATGGGCATCCATCCTTACTGCCAATGTTTTTAAGCCCCGCAACAGTAAAAAAGAATCAAAAGGCGAGAGTACGGAACCAATGGCATTCTGCAAAAATTTTATTTTTTGCGTTAATTCATTATTATTTTTTGTAACAATCAAGCCGCCAATAATGTCGGAATGTCCGTTCAAATATTTGGTCGCGGAATGAATGACGATGTCAAAGCCAAAGTTTAAGGGTTTTTGCAGGTAAGATGAGGCAAATGTATTGTCGCAAACACTTATTATATTGTATTTTGCTGCAATTGAAGCCACTTTTTTTAAATCAATAATTTTGAGCAATGGATTGGTTGGCGTTTCAACCCAAATCATCCTGGTATTTGTTTTTACAGCTTTTTCCACAGCTTCGGGCTCCGTCATATCCACATAAGATATTTCCAGGTTATGCGTATCTTTTTTTACTTTTTCAAACAGACGGAAAGTTCCCCCATAAAGATCATTAGTGGCAACGATATGTGAATCCCTCGCCAAAGTATCAATGATTACCGATTCAGCGGCCAGTCCGGAAGAAAACGCGAATCCCGCCGTTCCTTCTTCCAGTGAAGCGATGCACTCTTCCAAAGCCGCCCGCGTGGGATTTCCGCTGCGCGAATATTCGTATCCTCTATGTATTCCCGGACTTTCCTGCACAAAGGTTGACGTAGCGTAAATGGGTGTTATGATTGCGCCGGTAGCGCTGTCAGGTTCTTGCCCGCTGTGGATGGCTCTTGTCGAAAATTCATATTTACCCATATTGACCTCTCTTATTTTAGCTTTCGCCGCAAATAATTCAGATAATCCATTTTGGTGATTAAACCATAGAATCGATCATTTTGCTTGACGATTACCAAAAAACCTTGCTTTAAGATAGATACAACCTTGCTCAATTCATCGTTAACGGAGACAGAAATGACATTCTGTGACATATAACCGGCAATTGGTTGTCTTAAAATGGTCTCATCGCCGTTTTCAACAGCCGTTAATATATCCCACTCGTCAATAATCCCTATGACATCGTCCTCGTTTACCACTGGAATTTGCGATATTTCAAACATACGCATTTTGGCATGGGCATTCAATAGTGTATCGTTTGATTTTACGGTAATTATGCTCCGTTCCGAGTATTTCCGCGTTATCAGATCCTCAAGGTTGCCCTGTTGTTCTTTGAGAATAAACCCCTGGTCTGTCATCCAAAAATCGTTAAACAATTTAGTCAAATATTTATTGCCGCTGTCGCATACAAAGGTAACGATGTTTTTCGGTTCCCTTTGTTCCTGAGCATATTTAACAGCAGCGCTGATGAGCGTTCCACTGGATGAACCCGCAAGGATGCCTTCCCGCCGCAATAATGTCCGGGCAGTGACAAAACTTTCCTCATCGCTTATCGAATAGGCTTTTTTGAGCAGCGTCACATCAAATTGCGCCGGTATAAAATCTTCACCGATTCCTTCGACAAACCAGCTGCCGGCTTTCGGTATTGCCCGATGATTCACATAAGCGGCTAAGATTGATCCTTCCGGATCAGCCAGAATGATCTCCAAGTCCGGTTTTACATTCTTAAAATAGTTTGTCAGTCCTTTTAACGTTCCCGCCGAACCGACACCGACCACAATGGCATCCGCACCATGGCCTGTTTGCTCCCAGATTTCCGGCGCCGTCGTCAATTCATGGGCCAGCGGATTGGCTGGATTATTGAACTGGTTGATAAAAAACGAATCCGGAATTACTTCAGACAACCGTTGGGCATAATCCTGATAATATTCCGGATGGCCTTTTTCCACATCGGATCTGGTAATGATGACTTCGGCGCCAAGGGCTTTTAAGTGATTAACTTTTTCCGTACTCATTTTATCAGGAATGACCAAAATCAATTTGTAGCCTTTGGTTATGGCGGCAAGAGCCAGGCCAAGCCCGGTATTTCCGGCTGTTGCCTCAATCAAGGTATACCCCGGCTTAACTTTGCCTTCTTTTTCCGCCTGCTCTATCATGAATAAGCCAATTCTGTCTTTAATCGAACCGCCGGGGTTTTGACATTCCAATTTTAAAAACAAGCGGCACACACCTACATCGAAGCACGTTACCTCAACCAGGGGAGTATTCCCTATCAAATCAATGGTCCTTTTGATACTATTCGGTATTTTCCGGTTATTCCCTGCTGTTAAAGCCATACTTCACCCCCGAAAATCCAGTTTTTCTGTATATGCCGCATTAAAAATCGACATCCGGGTATTAGGATAAGCTGAGGTTAAGCGACAGCGTCGAAGCGTTCCTAATACCCGGATATCATTTCAATTTATTAATGCGTTCCCTATATTTTATTCACATTGCCCGATTGCGTGAATTCTTCCAGAAAATATAAAAGAATGCTGCTCCTATGGATCACCAACCACTTACTCTTGTTTTTTGACAGCAATCTCCCAAAGGATTTTGTCTTTTTTATACCTGCATATTTCATATTCTTTAATGTATTTGACTTCCCAGGCGCTAAAAAGTTCATCCAACTGCACTCTGTCAAAAAATCTCTTAAAACTGCCATTGACATTATAGTAATTTTCCTCGATGACTGTGCCCAGACCGACGCCGTGGTTGATATCCTTCACCGAATTAACCCGTGCTAACAAAAACCCGCCGTTTAGCAAAACCCGTCTTATTT
This window of the Methylomusa anaerophila genome carries:
- a CDS encoding sulfite exporter TauE/SafE family protein, whose protein sequence is MFLSLLFLLGLSVGTIGTLIGVGGGFILVPVFLLLLHYSPQHAAGTSLAIVFFNALSGTVAYVKQKKVYYDAAIRFSLATLPGAILGSYLAHYFSSRSFYISFGMLLVMIAFLLYLRSTTEAEPVDDQALFPYNRFLGISFSVLVGFLSSTFGIGGGIIHVPVMIALLGFPTHTATATSHFVLAVSALFGVVTHYLLGSILLVPALLIGSGAVLGAQLGAYIAPKTKSRSITFLLCLFLFVLGFRMILGMQQ
- a CDS encoding FAD-dependent oxidoreductase — its product is MKKIVVIGGVAAGLKAAAKARRCDPEAGITVLERGEIISYGACGLPYYVGGDVHDIEDLMKTPVGIVRGPGYFKNVKDIVVLTQTEATVIDRQAKTVKVKKLATGETDSIPYDQLVIATGASAIKPRLAGVELGNIYTLWHPDDARAIQQGLGKGTFKRAVIIGAGLVGMEMAEALTKRQLEVTVVEMKEQLFPAFLDPEIAGIAAKYAAEKGIKLLTGEKVERFIGETDVTAVETDKRTIPADLVVLAMGAHPNAKLAEDAGLTVGATGAIVVDDEMRTSDPDIFAGGDCVENVNIISGQKVFAPMGSTANKHGRVIGENLCGGHAKFKGILNTVVVKLHGLTVGKTGLSEQDAKQLGYEYITAMVAGPDKIHYMPGAKLITIKLIAEAKTGKVLGMQAVGEGEVAKRVDVVAAVLTLGGTIDDLFDIDLSYAPPYNSPIDNVAVAANAVMNKLAGKLKGISSLAAKEKMTAEQTVFLDVRTPDECKQIRLAGCPNIKYIPLGQLRSRLTELNKDDEIVAFCKISLRGYEAEGILEGAGFENVKVMEGGVAAWPFSCEKG
- a CDS encoding metal-sensitive transcriptional regulator, with amino-acid sequence MTKEELKKSVQQRLGTIKGHVAGIERMVEENKNCEEILVQLSAVTGAVNKLSAHILENYADACLEEARIVDDKVRQRIENLTKMMLTMVRK
- a CDS encoding 4Fe-4S double cluster binding domain-containing protein, coding for MESRCGTCNQCVKACPAQAIKGRNFFEHESRFLRLDVSKCEKYFEELKGADRLAVCGMCVYACPYGRLGN
- a CDS encoding helix-turn-helix transcriptional regulator; translated protein: MKIDRLLGIVMYLLNRDVVSSRILAEKFEVSHRTIQRDIEALNLAGIPVLSIKGSHGGYGIVEGFKMDKQITNTDDYLFIITALKGLCSAYDSKRLNTTLEKLLSLSSPQQGLKQKVYLDFSVLRENSDINNWVKLVEKAIDTGRAVEFAYTNADHHTSHRLAEPLALTYKWYTWYMFGYCCKKKAYRLFRLSRIGNLCITDNPFSVEHRNAEELMAEQERRDNRSYIDIKLLCKKESRVMAVEHFPVSHMSELGNGDIVIEIRVPENERMWFASLMSFGDKITVLEPDGLIARLNEKAQEIINLYKK
- a CDS encoding RidA family protein produces the protein MIKRMPTSYGDVTLPACVVAGDYIFLSCHAGGHESADIIYQMEASFDSLGKSLESAGASFDDIVQINLYLKNIEDFRTARDVFYKYFKNGFPARMTTTTDFVSPPCLCMLDAIAYKQQNT
- a CDS encoding 4Fe-4S double cluster binding domain-containing protein, yielding MDLLERIQQLGDIHGIDFIGVAGIAAFKKEIESTGGLIASDFSRALSIGIVLPKSIIKLLEDRNTYENTLQYETHAYTVINTRLDSFASIVSSVIQKNGHRVMPVPAAERIDSDRICASISHKITARLAGFGWIGKNCLLINPTHGPGIRWTTVLTDAPLAENQTIMESRCGTCNQCVKACPVQAIKGRNFFEHESRSLRLDVSKCEKYFEELKGADRLAVCGMCVYACPYGG
- a CDS encoding amidohydrolase family protein — encoded protein: MIIDSHAHVILPTENQILMMEEAGVDKTILFSTTPHPEKANDLAGFEKEIKLLFNILSGKCTLEERMRNIRHAASELYDTIQKHPDKFLGFGLVPLSLSYEETCEWMEKNIIANGFSGIGEFTFGTGNVGLLETVFKALLEFRAMPVWIHTFHPLTLADIKDIAALTAKFSGIPVILGHMGGVNWLDTIKIAREQKNLYLDLSAVFTTIAPRLAISELPDRTLFSSDAPYGNPLLARKMVEVISPNDKVTEMVLGGNIMGLLNMSQ
- a CDS encoding winged helix-turn-helix transcriptional regulator produces the protein MAKSENLTAECPMDIAINILSGKWKIAILWHLTKGIVRFNELERLLRNITHKTLTLQLRELEKDGMIYRKVYAEVPPRVEYGLTKLGESMKPILTSMCEWGKTYQKTYSSKPD
- a CDS encoding MBL fold metallo-hydrolase, translated to MQLEWKGHASFLLHGDKGVKVLTDPFDEKVGYPLPNVEVDAVTVSHQHGDHNATGLLPGKPIIVEGAGKHLAAGIEIRGIATYHDAEQGAKRGNNTIFVISLDELNICHLGDLGHPLTPEQVAEIGPVDVLLTPVGGFYTIDARQAYETVQQLKPAVVLPMHYKLDDRLKYPIATVDEFLHFYSKVEKQAVLKLDKSTLPKELQVVVLELR
- a CDS encoding cystathionine gamma-synthase, which translates into the protein MGKYEFSTRAIHSGQEPDSATGAIITPIYATSTFVQESPGIHRGYEYSRSGNPTRAALEECIASLEEGTAGFAFSSGLAAESVIIDTLARDSHIVATNDLYGGTFRLFEKVKKDTHNLEISYVDMTEPEAVEKAVKTNTRMIWVETPTNPLLKIIDLKKVASIAAKYNIISVCDNTFASSYLQKPLNFGFDIVIHSATKYLNGHSDIIGGLIVTKNNNELTQKIKFLQNAIGSVLSPFDSFLLLRGLKTLAVRMDAHCKNAKKIAQFLEQHPKVEKVIYPGLPTNPYHEIAKSQMNDFGGMVSFYLKGGAAETQKFLEKTRLFALAESLGGVESLVEAPAIMTHASIPKEVREQNGIYDNLVRLSVGIEDVKDLIADLDNAL
- a CDS encoding pyridoxal-phosphate dependent enzyme codes for the protein MALTAGNNRKIPNSIKRTIDLIGNTPLVEVTCFDVGVCRLFLKLECQNPGGSIKDRIGLFMIEQAEKEGKVKPGYTLIEATAGNTGLGLALAAITKGYKLILVIPDKMSTEKVNHLKALGAEVIITRSDVEKGHPEYYQDYAQRLSEVIPDSFFINQFNNPANPLAHELTTAPEIWEQTGHGADAIVVGVGSAGTLKGLTNYFKNVKPDLEIILADPEGSILAAYVNHRAIPKAGSWFVEGIGEDFIPAQFDVTLLKKAYSISDEESFVTARTLLRREGILAGSSSGTLISAAVKYAQEQREPKNIVTFVCDSGNKYLTKLFNDFWMTDQGFILKEQQGNLEDLITRKYSERSIITVKSNDTLLNAHAKMRMFEISQIPVVNEDDVIGIIDEWDILTAVENGDETILRQPIAGYMSQNVISVSVNDELSKVVSILKQGFLVIVKQNDRFYGLITKMDYLNYLRRKLK